Proteins from one Onychomys torridus unplaced genomic scaffold, mOncTor1.1, whole genome shotgun sequence genomic window:
- the LOC118575140 gene encoding vomeronasal type-1 receptor 4-like, translating to MAASELAVGVIFLSLTVIGVLGNFSLLYHYLFLYRIGYKLRSTDWILMHLMVANIFNLLCKGMPQTMSAFGSKDFLNDIGCKLVFSFHRVGRGVGIGSTSFLSVFQAIGIGLRDSRSSDLKVKTHKCICYSVYLSWLLHFLISSVNLVHMRAKHGNESTANLKSFLYCYWVRHDKTRDILYAALLSTPDILFLGLMLWASSYMVLTLYRHKQMMKQMPRINMSSRSSHESRATKTILLLVSTFVSFYTLSSLCQLFGTLVYKPSWSLVNVTAMASLFFPTVCPFLLLSRDSRVSICFPLKSNKHFPNVSDQQLN from the coding sequence ATGGCAGCCAGTGAGCTAGCTGTAGGagtgatcttcttgtctctgacTGTGATTGGAGTTCTGGGGAATTTCTCTCTTCTCTACCATTATCTGTTTCTTTACCGAATAGGGTACAAGTTAAGGTCCACAGACTGGATTCTAATGCACTTGATGGTAGCCAACATCTTCAATCTATTGTGTAAAGGAATGCCCCAGACAATGTCAGCTTTTGgttcaaaagacttcctcaatgATATTGGATGCaaattggttttctcttttcacaGAGTGGGCAGGGGTGTGGGTATTGGCAGCACCTCTTTCCTCAGTGTCTTTCAGGCCATTGGGATTGGCCTCAGAGACTCCAGGAGTTCAGACCTTAAAGTCAAAACACACAAGTGCATTTGTTATTCTGTGTACCTGAGCTGGCTACTTCATTTCCTTATAAGCAGTGTCAATCTAGTGCACATGAGGGCAAAACATGGCAACGAAAGTACAGCAAACCTCAAATCTTTCCTATACTGTTATTGGGTCCGTCATGACAAAACCAGAGACATATTGTATGCAGCATTGCTGTCGACTCCTGACATTCTTTTTCTGGGGCTCATGCTATGGGCCAGCAGCTATATGGTTCTCACGCTGTATAGGCACAAGCAGATGATGAAACAAATGCCCAGGATTAATATGTCTTCAAGATCTTCCCATGAGTCCAGAGCCACCAAAACCATCCTTCTCCTGGTTAgtacctttgtttctttttatacaCTTTCCTCCCTCTGTCAACTCTTTGGTACTCTGGTATACAAACCCAGCTGGTCTCTGGTGAATGTCACTGCAATGGCCTCCCTGTTTTTCCCGACTGTttgtccctttctgctcttgagcCGTGATTCTCGGGTGTCCATCTGTTTTCCcttaaaaagtaataaacattTCCCCAATGTCTCTGACCAACAGCTGAACTGA